The following coding sequences lie in one Arabidopsis thaliana chromosome 3, partial sequence genomic window:
- the EMB2016 gene encoding embryo defective 2016 (embryo defective 2016 (EMB2016); Has 4102 Blast hits to 3495 proteins in 322 species: Archae - 0; Bacteria - 116; Metazoa - 1947; Fungi - 730; Plants - 417; Viruses - 33; Other Eukaryotes - 859 (source: NCBI BLink).), which yields MVRSEPCVLFAQTFVHPQLDEYVDEVIFAEPVIITACEFLEQNASSSSQAVSLVGATSPPSFALEVFVRCEGESKFKRLCNPFLYTPSAPYPLEVEAVVTNHLVVRGSYRSLSLIVYGNIVKDLGQYNIILEGRSVTDIVSSTEGNLEDLPLVLHSVNRTIEECLSSLDIVSLPLAAVDLPVEVKRLLQLLLKIFDKLATNDVVNKFVDTVVSGVSSYVTDNVDFFLKNKNCSAVTSSLDSGLFHDIVDRVKEDILDLNEIQESDVALGLFSFLESETYLATSQQLVVMLSPYIQFERDSLCTVLPKLSKGKATLLGLSLAFLLCSGREGCLQFVNSGGMDQLVYLFGHDGQNSTTITLLLLGVVEQATRHSVGCEGFLGWWPREDGSIPSGKSEGYCLLLKLLMQKPCHEIASLAIYILRRLRIYEVISRYEFAVLSALEGLSNSHGAATHNLNMLSDAKSQLQKLQNLMKSLGSVEDPSPSAYAERSLVSDHSEGWLSYKATSKLTSSWTCPFYSSGIDSHILALLKERGFLPLSAALLSMPELHSKVGDIMDVFTDIAMFIGNIILSFMFSRTGLSFLLHHPELTATIIQSLKGSVDLNKEECVPLHYASILISKGFTCSLLEIGINLEMHLRVVSAVDRLLKSIQQTEEFLWILWELRDVSRSDCGREALLTLGVFPEALAVLIEALHSAKDMEPAVENSGISPLNLAICHSAAEIFEVIVSDSTASCLHAWIEHAPVLHKALHTLSPGGSNRKDAPSRLLKWIDAGVVYHKHGVGGLLRYAAVLASGGDAQLSSSSILALDLTPAENGAGESTNVSEMNVLDNLGKVIFEKSFEGVNLSDSSISQLTTALRILALISDNSTVAAALYDEGAVTVVYAILVNCSFMFERSSNIYDYLVDDDHGCSSISDFLSERNREQSLVDLLIPSLVLLISVLQRLQGTKEQYRNTKLMKALLRLHREVSPKLAACAADLSSHYPDSALGFGAVCHLIVSALVCWPVYGWIPGLFHTLLSGVQTSSVPALGPKETCSFLCILSDILPEEGVWFWKSGMPLLSGLRKLAVGTLMGPQKEKQINWYLEPGPLEKLINHLTPNLDKIAKIIQHHAVSALVVIQDMLRVFIVRIACQRVEHASILLRPIFSSIRDGILDQSSTRDTEAYMVYRYLNFLASLLEHPHAKGLLLEEGIVQLLVEVLERCYDATYPSENRVLEYGIVSASSVIQWCIPAFRSISLLCDSQVPLLCFQKKELLASLSAKDCALIFPFVLKFCQVLPVGNELLSCLGAFKDLSSCGEGQDGLVSLLFHLFSGTEESVSERWCDTNSLSLDQLDMKKNPPFLSCWIKLLNSINSKDGLSSLAMKAVNVLSVGSIRLCLDGKSLDSKKVAALKSLFGLPSEFSGTDTFREENIGLIEQMVTLLSSMTSGSDSSATAEMKPYLHEASQSLLSLLKDGNIDDIISCKGVFVSPGNLDMDDLVSRNIEDDLYQRGLEDKFWWECPETLPERLPQSSLPAKRKLPTLESSSRRAKGENSSVDIPTQNSIQRGMGSVSLPPAPTRRDAFRQRKPNTSRPPSMHVDDYVARERSVDTAGNSNAITISRAGSSSGRPPSIHVDEFMARQRERGQNPSTIVVGEAVVQVKNPTPARDTEKVAGKPKQFKADPDDDLQGIDIVFDGEECEGPDDKLPFLQPDENLMQPAPVMVEQNSPHSIVEETESDANGSSQFSHMGTPVASNVDENAQSEFSSRISVSRPEMSLIREPSISSDRKFVEQADEAKKMAPLKSAGISESGFIPAYHMPGSSGQNSIDPRVGPQGFYSKSGQQHTGHIHGGFSGRGVYEQKVMPNQPPLPLVPPPSVSPVIPHSSDSLSNQSSPFISHGTQSSGGPTRLMPPLPSAIPQYSSNPYASLPPRTSTVQSFGYNHAGVGTTEQQQSGPTIDHQSGNLSVTGMTSYPPPNLMPSHNFSRPSSLPVPFYGNPSHQGGDKPQTMLLVPSIPQSLNTQSIPQLPSMQLSQLQRPMQPPQHVRPPIQISQPSEQGVSMQNPFQIPMHQMQLMQQTQVQPYYHPPQQQEISQVQQQQQHHAVQGQQGAGTSQQQESGMSLHDYFKSPEAIQALLSDRDKLCQLLEQHPKLMQMLQEKLGQL from the exons ATGGTACGATCTGAGCCTTGTGTTCTGTTCGCTCAGACCTTTGTTCATCCTCAATTGGACGAATATGTTGACGAg GTGATATTTGCTGAGCCAGTAATCATCACAGCTTGCGAATTTTTGGAGCAGAATGCTTCCTCATCTTCTCAAGCTGTTTCTCTTGTCGg GGCAACTTCACCTCCTTCATTTGCGTTGGAAGTGTTCGTTCGATGTGAAGGAGAATCAAAGTTTAAGCGACTTTGTAATCCTTTTCTTTACACTCCTTCAGCGCCCTACCCTTTGGAAGTGGAG GCTGTTGTAACAAACCATCTGGTGGTCAGAGGTAGCTATCGAAGTTTGAGCTTGATCGTCTATGGGAACATCGTCAAAGATTTGGGGCAGTACAATATCATTCTTGAAGGTCGTTCTGTAACTGATATTGTGAGTTCCACTGAGGGTAATCTTGAGGACTTGCCATTGGTATTGCACTCAGTTAACAGAACAATAGAGGAATGTCTATCCTCTCTAGACATAGTATCTCTCCCCCTGGCTGCTGTAGATTTGCCGGTGGAAGTAAAGCGATTGTTGCAGCTGCTGCTAAAAATCTTTGATAAGCTAGCTACTAATGATGTAGTAAATAAATTTGTGGATACGGTAGTGTCTGGGGTCTCCTCGTATGTCACAGACAATGtagatttctttttaaagaataaGAATTGTTCGGCTGTGACCAGTTCCCTAGATTCTGGGTTATTCCATGATATAGTTGACAGGGTTAAGGAAGATATTCTTGATCTCAATGAAATTCAAGAATCAGATGTGGCACTTGGATTGTTCAGCTTTCTTGAATCAGAGACTTATTTGGCTACTTCCCAACAATTGGTTGTTATGTTGAGCCCATATATTCAGTTTGAAAGAGATTCCTTATGTACTGTCCTTCCAAAACTTTCAAAG GGGAAAGCCACTCTTTTAGGTTTAAGTTTGGCCTTCTTATTATGCTCTGGCCGAGAAGGCTGCCTCCAATTTGTCAATTCGGGTGGGATGGATCAACTTGTATATTTGTTTGGTCATGATGGTCAGAATTCTACCACCATTACTTTGCTGTTGCTTGGAGTTGTTGAGCAGGCTACACGCCATTCAGTTGGGTGTGAAGGATTTTTAGGTTGGTGGCCTCGTGAGGATGGAAGTATCCCATCTGGTAAGAGTGAGGGCTACTGTCTTCTGTTGAAATTACTTATGCAGAAACCATGCCATGAGATTGCCTCTCTTGCAATTTATATTCTTCGTCGTTTGAGAATTTACGAGGTTATATCAAGATATGAG TTTGCAGTGTTGTCAGCACTGGAAGGTCTCTCTAATTCTCATGGGGCTGCAACTCATAATCTGAATATGCTATCTGATGCTAAGTCACAACTTCAAAAGCTCCAG AACCTGATGAAGTCACTTGGATCAGTTGAAGATCCCTCACCATCAGCCTACGCAGAAAGAAGTTTGGTTTCTGATCATTCTGAAGGGTGGTTGTCATACAAAGCCACAAGTAAACTAACTTCTTCATGGACATGTCCCTTTTATAGCTCTGGAATTGATTCGCACATATTGGCACTTCTGAAG GAGCGGGGTTTTCTTCCTTTGTCAGCAGCGCTTCTCTCAATGCCTGAATTGCATTCTAAAGTTGGAGATATTATGGATGTCTTTACTGATATCGCAATGTTTATTGGGAACATAATtctttcatttatgttttcacGCACAG GATTGAGCTTTTTGCTACATCATCCTGAACTGACTGCTACAATAATACAATCTCTGAAGGGATCCGTCGATCTGAACAAGGAGGAGTGTGTCCCCCTCCACTATGCTTCAATTTTAATATCCAAGGGTTTTACTTGCAGCTTACTGGAAATTGGAATAAATCTTGAGATGCATTTGAGGGTG GTGAGTGCAGTAGATCGTTTGCTCAAGTCGATACAGCAAACAGAAGAATTTCTATGGATTTTATGGGAGTTGCGTGATGTTTCTAG GTCTGATTGTGGGCGTGAAGCTTTATTGACGTTAGGTGTTTTTCCAGAG GCTTTAGCAGTCTTGATTGAAGCTTTGCATTCAGCTAAGGATATGGAGCCGGCAGTTGAAAATAGTG GAATTTCACCGCTTAATCTAGCAATATGTCACTCAGCTGCTGAGATTTTTGAGGTCATAGTCTCTGACTCAACTGCATCATGCTTGCATGCTTGGATTGAACATGCCCCAGTCCTTCATAAGGCCTTGCATACTTTGTCACCGGGTGGTTCTAATCGAAAAGATGCTCCTTCACGATTACTTAAATGGATTGATGCGGGTGTGGTTTATCACAAACATGGCGTAGGTGGCCTTTTACGTTATGCTGCTGTCTTGGCTTCTGGAGGGGACGCCcaattatcatcatcaagcaTCCTTGCACTCGATTTAACACCGGCTGAGAATGGTGCTGGAGAATCAACAAATGTCTCTGAGATGAACGTCCTAGATAATCTTGGAAAAGTTATCTTTGAGAAATCTTTTGAAGGTGTTAACCTTTCTGATTCATCAATTTCACAGTTGACAACAGCACTTCGAATTTTAGCGCTGATTTCAGATAATTCA ACTGTTGCTGCTGCTTTATATGACGAGGGTGCGGTTACAGTTGTGTATGCTATCTTGGTCAACTGCAGCTTTATGTTTGAGAGGTCGTCAAATATTTATG ATTATCTGGTGGATGACGATCATGGATGCAGTTCTATTTCTGACTTTTTGTCTGAACGTAATCGTGAGCAAAGCTTGGTGGACCTGTTAATTCCTTCCCTTGTCCTCTTGATATCAGTCCTACAAAGACTACAG GGAACTAAGGAGCAGTACAGAAACACCAAATTGATGAAGGCACTCCTAAGGCTACATCGGGAAGTCAG CCCGAAGCTAGCTGCTTGTGCAGCTGACTTGTCCTCCCATTATCCAGACTCTGCTCTTGGCTTTGGAGCAGTGTGCCACCTCATTGTGTCCGCCCTTGTCTGCTGGCCAGTTTATGGATGGATTCCTGGGCTATTCCACACTCTTCTTTCGGGTGTCCAGACGTCCTCTGTTCCTGCCTTGGGTCCAAAGGAGACCTGTAGCTTCCTCTGCATTCTA AGCGATATTCTCCCCGAAGAAGGAGTCTGGTTTTGGAAGAGTGGCATGCCCTTATTAAGTGGTCTAAGAAAGTTGGCGGTTGGGACATTGATGGGTCCACAGAAGGAGAAACAGATCAACTGGTATCTGGAGCCTGGTCCACTTGAAAAGCTGATAAACCATTTGACACCTAATCTTGACAAGATTGCAAAGATTATCCAACATCATGCAGTATCT GCATTGGTGGTCATTCAGGATATGCTTCGGGTTTTCATTGTTCGTATTGCATGTCAAAGGGTTGAACATGCTTCTATCCTTCTGAGGCCCATATTTTCATCTATCAGAGATGGAATTTTGGATCAGTCATCAACAAGAGACACTGAAGCTTATATG GTCTACCGATATCTTAATTTTCTGGCTAGTTTATTAGAGCATCCGCATGCTAAG GGATTACTGTTAGAGGAGGGTATTGTTCAACTGCTTGTGGAAGTTCTGGAAAGATGTTATGATGCCACTTATCCAAGTGAAAACAGGGTTCTAGAGTATGGAATTGTGTCCGCGTCTAGTGTGATTCAGTGGTGTATTCCAGCTTTCAGATCGATCTCACTGCTATGCGATTCACAAGTGCCTCTCTTGTGCTTTCAGAAAAAAGAGCT ATTGGCCAGTCTGAGTGCAAAAGATTGTGCATTGATATTTCCCTTTGTGCTGAAGTTCTGCCAG gTGTTGCCTGTTGGCAATGAGCTATTATCTTGTCTTGGCGCTTTCAAAGACCTGAGCTCATGTGGTGAAGGTCAAGATGGTCTGGTTTCACTTTTGTTTCATCTGTTTTCTGGTACCGAAGAATCTGTATCTGAAAGGTGGTGTGACACTAATAGTCTCAGTCTCGATCAACTAGATATGAAGAAAAATCCCCCTTTTCTGTCTTGCTGGATCAAGTTATTGAACTCAATTAATTCAAAAGATGGTTTGTCTAGTCTTGCAATGAAGGCAGTAAACGTTCTGAGCGTGGGCTCCATCAGATTATGCCTTGATGGTAAAAG TTTGGACTCGAAGAAGGTTGCAGCactaaaatctctttttgGCCTTCCAAGTGAGTTTAGTGGTACAGACACTTTTAGAGAGGAAAACATTGGTTTGATTGAACAGATGGTGACACTGTTGAGTTCAATGACTTCGGGGTCTGATAGTTCCGCAACAGCTGAGATGAAACCCTATTTGCATGAG GCATCTCAGTCGTTGCTGTCGTTGCTAAAAGACGGgaatattgatgatattatcTCCTGCAAaggtgtttttgtttctcctgGGAATCTTGATATGGATGATTTGGTTTCTAGAAACATTGAAGATGATCTCTATCAAAGAGGACTTGAAGACAAGTTCTGGTGGGAATGTCCAGAAACATTACCTGAGCGTCTGCCCCAGTCATCTCTCCCTGCGAAAAGGAAACTACCAACTTTGGAGAGCTCTAGCAGGCGTGCTAAAGGCGAAAACTCTTCTGTTGACATACCTACCCAAAATTCAATTCAACGGGGAATGGGTTCTGTATCCCTTCCTCCTGCTCCTACACGTAGAGATGCCTTTAGGCAGCGCAAGCCGAATACCAGCAGGCCTCCCTCTATGCATGTAGATGATTATGTTGCTAGGGAAAGAAGTGTTGATACAGCTGGTAATTCTAATGCAATAACCATTTCACGAGCAGGATCTAGCAGTGGTAGACCTCCATCTATTCATGTTGATGAGTTTATGGCCAGACAGAGAGAACGAGGCCAAAATCCCTCCACCATTGTGGTTGGAGAGGCTGTTGTGCAAGTGAAAAATCCTACTCCTGCTAGAGATACTGAAAAAGTTGCAGGTAAACCTAAACAATTCAAAGCCGATCCTGATGATGATCTACAAGGAATAGATATAGTTTTTGATGGTGAGGAATGTGAAGGACCTGATGACAAGTTGCCCTTTCTTCAGCCCGATGAGAACCTTATGCAGCCTGCTCCTGTCATGGTTGAACAAAACTCTCCTCACTCTATTGTTGAAGAAACTGAGAGTGATGCAAATGGAAGTAGTCAATTCTCTCACATGGGCACACCAGTGGCATCTAATGTTGACGAAAACGCTCAGAGTGAATTTTCATCAAGGATTTCAGTTTCACGCCCTGAGATGTCGTTGATTCGGGAACCAAGCATTTCTTCAGACAGAAAATTTGTTGAGCAAGCAGACGAAGCAAAGAAAATGGCCCCTCTAAAGAGTGCCGGCATATCTGAATCTGGGTTTATACCTGCTTATCACATGCCAGGATCTTCAGGACAAAATTCAATTGATCCTAGAGTGGGTCCTCAGGGTTTCTATTCAAAGAGTGGTCAGCAACATACGGGCCATATTCATGGTGGATTCAGTGGTCGGGGGGTTTATGAACAGAAAGTGATGCCAAACCAACCTCCTTTACCCTTAGTGCCACCTCCATCAGTCTCACCTGTGATACCACATTCTTCTGATTCTCTTTCTAATCAATCCTCCCCGTTTATTAGTCATGGAACACAATCTTCAGGAGGACCCACCCGGCTTATGCCACCGCTCCCTTCAGCAATTCCTCAGTACTCATCTAACCCATATGCATCTTTACCACCAAGGACATCTACAGTTCAATCTTTTGGATACAACCACGCAGGCGTAGGTACCACTGAACAACAACAGAGTGGCCCAACCATTGATCATCAGTCTGGCAATCTATCTGTTACCGGAATGACGTCTTACCCTCCCCCAAATTTAATGCCATCCCATAATTTTAGCAGGCCATCATCTCTCCCTGTGCCATTCTATGGAAATCCTTCGCATCAAGGAGGTGATAAGCCGCAAACTATGTTGTTGGTTCCTTCCATTCCTCAATCACTCAATACACAGTCCATCCCTCAGCTGCCATCGATGCAGCTTTCACAATTACAACGCCCTATGCAGCCTCCTCAGCACGTTAGACCACCCATACAGATATCTCAACCATCAGAGCAAGGAGTATCAATGCAAAACCCATTTCAGATTCCAATGCATCAGATGCAGCTGATGCAACAGACGCAAGTCCAGCCTTACTATCACCCTCCTCAACAACAAGAGATCTCCCAGGtgcagcaacagcaacagcatCATGCTGTTCAAGGTCAGCAAGGAGCTGGGACTTCCCAGCAACAAGAATCTGGAATGTCATTACATGATTACTTCAAGTCCCCTGAAGCCATTCAG GCTCTATTAAGTGACCGTGACAAGCTGTGTCAGCTACTGGAACAACATCCAAAGTTAATGCAGATGCTTCAG GAAAAACTTGGGCAGCtatga
- a CDS encoding BTB/POZ domain-containing protein, with the protein MEPRDNQAEASYTFGDRSSSDIVVRLRNEEGRDDWIYCHSKILSEKSQYFADRLSDKWPTCKILDSRYCVEVICQESDYDHHINLLRLLYVVSDDVHEDNLCHNVKSALGILSVAKELSCPQIVTACVNYLEAVPWEEGEEEEILRIVPRIGSEAEPILARLQPVDQSAVLEIFVSAFRFATSSPPLLLGDIKSSAQEQIEYMITEDDDAPLLIADEEVKLEVKQCVKSLFVRFFQCLEEITLKPVESEVINKKGSFRMVLSDMCWVFQILTKMEVVRDFVITWADISEKLVKVVEQLETTVVEAVEIRVKVIEVTAKVIEAIGYGTVILPTAKRLQMVKLWLPFVRNTKPLVDSPVREDEENDTVRYKIDGEIWQALESSFVSIILALPSADQAEILTEWLSKNGLYPDLTEAFEVWCYRSKVAKRRLGLVGGEEENGMS; encoded by the exons ATGGAGCCTCGA GATAATCAAGCCGAGGCTTCATATACATTTGGTGATCGATCAAGCAGTGACATAGTTGTTAGACTAAGAAATGAAGAAGGTCGTGATGATTGGATCTATTGCCATTCCAAGATCCTTAGTGAGAAAAGCCAGTATTTTGCTGACCGTCTCTCTGATAAATGGCCCACTTGCAAGATTCTTGATTCACGTTACTGTGTTGAGGTCATCTGTCAAGAATCAGACTATGATCATCATATCAATCTCTTAAGACTTCTCTATGTTGTCTCTGATGATGTCCATGAGGATAACTTGTGTCATAATGTGAAAAGTGCGTTGGGGATTCTCTCTGTCGCTAAAGAACTTAGTTGCCCTCAGATTGTCACTGCTTGTGTCAACTACTTGGAAGCTGTTCCATGGGAAGAAGgcgaagaggaagagattcTGCGGATTGTACCGAGGATTGGATCAGAAGCAGAGCCGATTCTTGCCCGTCTCCAACCAGTTGATCAGTCCGCTGTTCTTGAAATCTTTGTATCGGCTTTTAGGTTTGCTACTTCGTCCCCGCCTTTGCTCTTGGGTGACATAAAATCCTCTGCTCAAGAACAGATTGAGTATATGATAACTGAAGATGACGATGCACCGTTGTTGATTGCTGATGAAGAAGTCAAGCTTGAAGTAAAACAATGTGTAAAGAGCCTGTTTGTTAGATTCTTCCAGTGCCTAGAAGAAATCACTTTGAAACCCGTCGAGTCTGAGGTAATCAACAAAAAGGGGTCTTTTAGGATGGTCCTTTCAGATATGTGTTGGGTTTTTCAGATATTAACGAAGATGGAAGTTGTTAGAGATTTTGTTATAACATGGGCTGACATATCTGAGAAGTTAGTTAAGGTAGTTGAGCAGTTGGAAACAACAGTTGTAGAGGCTGTTGAGATAAGAGTCAAGGTCATCGAGGTGACTGCAAAAGTCATAGAAGCGATTGGTTATGGAACAGTGATATTACCAACAGCGAAACGGCTTCAGATGGTAAAACTATGGCTTCCTTTTGTAAGAAACACAAAGCCTCTTGTTGACTCACCGGTTAGAGAAGATGAGGAGAATGATACTGTGAGATATAAAATCGACGGAGAGATATGGCAAGCTTTAGAATCTTCCTTTGTATCGATAATTCTGGCATTGCCATCTGCAGACCAAGCTGAGATATTGACTGAATGGTTAAGCAAGAATGGGTTGTATCCGGATTTAACAGAAGCTTTCGAGGTTTGGTGTTACAGATCGAAAGTCGCGAAGAGAAGATTGGGTTTAGTCGGGGGTGAAGAGGAGAACGGCATGTCTTAA